In Oryza glaberrima chromosome 8, OglaRS2, whole genome shotgun sequence, the following are encoded in one genomic region:
- the LOC127783268 gene encoding uncharacterized protein LOC127783268 — protein MAAATSDHLSGLPDDVLRHIISLLSAKEGGATAVLSRRWRPLWRQAGTVNLDTEPYLDPAAYRGNNFPEHRRSAFVDHALAALAACESPRILSLRLASEEIEGGAAEEKCAGVVDAVQDAPAAARVEELRVRCDVSWFCRYGSCESGSSGGTWRLRLGSLPCAAATLRVLHANDVGVERLGDGGGVGVVLPLLEEMRLVDATVSPDTLQRVIDAAPRLANLRDRGIELDAPRLRSFVCQGSFPGHYSLTSPAPDFASADLHFHDHRSYGDKDPNNLTVPLWSCLRHLHGVRVLKLQLDFYAEYIAMDADDCDGGGVVPATFPNLEYLELDAHCKDDHDMATELTVASVLRWCPAIRDLRLRLSVADAEGRVNVYNSKRHMIHQARLMRNSFEQDVQSKIDVDVTNITTS, from the exons atggccgccgccaccagtgACCACCTCTCCGGCCTCCCCGACGACGTCCTCCGGCACATCATCTCCTTGCTCTCCGCCAAGGaaggcggcgccaccgccgtgctctcgcggcggtggcgcccgcTGTGGCGCCAGGCTGGCACCGTCAACCTGGACACGGAGCCCTACTTGGACCCGGCGGCGTACAGAGGCAACAACTTCCCGGAGCACAGGCGGAGCGCGTTCGTCGACCACGCCctggccgccctcgccgcgTGCGAGAGCCCGAGGATCCTGAGCCTTCGCCTCGCGTCGGAGGAGATCGAGGGAGGCGCGGCCGAGGAGAAGTGTGCCGGTGTGGTCGACGCCGTCCAAgacgccccggcggcggcgcgcgtcgaGGAGCTCCGCGTCCGCTGCGACGTCTCGTGGTTCTGCAGGTACGGCAGCTGCGAGAGCGGGAGCTCCGGCGGAACGTGGCGGCTGCGGCTCGGATCCctgccctgcgccgccgccacgctccgcGTGCTGCACGCCAACGACGTCGGCGTCGAACGCcttggcgacggtggcggcgtcggcgtcgttctCCCGCTCCTGGAGGAGATGCGGCTGGTAGATGCCACCGTGTCACCGGACACGCTCCAGCGCGTGATCGACGCCGCGCCGAGGCTCGCCAACCT TAGAGACCGCGGCATCGAGCTCGACGCGCCCCGCCTGCGCTCCTTCGTATGTCAAGGCTCCTTCCCGGGGCACTACTCACTgacatcgccggcgccggacttCGCATCCGCCGACCTTCACTTCCACGACCACCGGAGCTATGGCGACAAAGATCCCAACAACTTGACCGTACCCTTGTGGAGCTGCCTCCGGCACCTGCACGGCGTGAGGGTCTTGAAGCTGCAGCTAGACTTCTATGCAGAGTACATCGCCATGGACGCCGACGAttgcgacggcggtggcgtcgtcCCCGCCACGTTCCCTAACCTTGAGTACCTCGAGCTTGACGCCCATTGCAAGGATGATCACGACATGGCCACAGAATTGACAGTAGCAAGCGTTCTCCGATGGTGCCCTGCCATTCGTGACCTACGGCTCAGGTTGTCAGTAGCCGATGCTGAAGGCCGCGTCAATGTCTACAACAGCAAACGGCACATGATCCATCAGGCGAGATTGATGAGGAACAGCTTTGAACAGGATGTGCAATCCAAAATTGATGTTGATGTGACCAACATTACAACATCGTGA